Genomic window (Vibrio coralliirubri):
CGGGAGGTCGGTGGTTCAAGTCCACTCAGACCCACCAATATCGACCTAGATGGGGCTATAGCTCAGCTGGGAGAGCGCCTGCCTTGCACGCAGGAGGTCTGCGGTTCGATCCCGCATAGCTCCACCATCTTTAAGTATTCTCTTAAGAGAGTCTTTAAAAATGGTTCATTTTATTGAATCAAGCTCTTTAACAATTTGGAAAGCTGACTGATTGATTACTTACGAGTAATTCAATCAAATTTAAAAGTTCTCAATGTTTATCTTTCATTAGATAAACACAACAAACACATTCAAGTGTCTTGTATTCGATTCAAACTTGTTTGAATCACAATTGAGTCCGGCAAACAGTCATTGAGAATTAACCCTTCTTAATGACAACCAAAAACCTTGGTTAGTTGCCATACACTAAGACCCTTTCGGGTTGTATGGTTAAGTGACTAAGCGTACACGGTGGATGCCTTGGCAGTCAGAGGCGATGAAAGGCGTAATAACTTGCGATAAGCCCAGATTAGGTAGTAATAACCTTTTGAGTCTGGGATTCCTGAATGGGGAAACCCACTTGCATAAGCAAGTATCCTGTTGTGAATACATAGCAACAGGAGGCAAACCGGGGGAACTGAAACATCTAAGTACCCCGAGGAAGAGAAATCAACCGAGATTCCGAAAGTAGCGGCGAGCGAAATTGGATTAGCCCTTAAGCTTTTAATGAGACAGATGAAGGCTCTGGAAAGTGCCGCAGTAAAGGGTGATAGCCCCGTAATCGACATCTCATCATCAGTGAAAACGAGTAGGGCGGGACACGTGATATCCTGTCTGAATATGGGGGGACCATCCTCCAAGGCTAAATACTACTGACTGACCGATAGTGAACCAGTACCGTGAGGGAAAGGCGAAAAGAACCCCTGTGAGGGGAGTGAAATAGAACCTGAAACCGTGTACGTACAAGCAGTAGGAGCACCTTCGTGGTGTGACTGCGTACCTTTTGTATAATGGGTCAGCGACTTAATTTTAGTAGCAAGGTTAACCGTTTAGGGGAGCCGTAGGGAAACCGAGTCTTAACTGGGCGTACAGTTGCTAGGATTAGACCCGAAACCAGGTGATCTAGCCATGGGCAGGTTGAAGGTTGAGTAACATCAACTGGAGGACCGAACCGACTAATGTTGAAAAATTAGCGGATGACTTGTGGCTAGGGGTGAAAGGCCAATCAAACCTGGAGATAGCTGGTTCTCCCCGAAAGCTATTTAGGTAGCGCCTCGGACGAATACTACTGGGGGTAGAGCACTGTTAAGGCTAGGGGGTCATCCCGACTTACCAACCCTTTGCAAACTCCGAATACCAGTAAGTACTATCCGGGAGACACACGGCGGGTGCTAACGTCCGTCGTGGAGAGGGAAACAACCCAGACCGCCAGCTAAGGTCCCAAAGTATAGCTAAGTGGGAAACGATGTGGGAAGGCTCAGACAGCCAGGATGTTGGCTTAGAAGCAGCCATCATTTAAAGAAAGCGTAATAGCTCACTGGTCGAGTCGGCCTGCGCGGAAGATGTAACGGGGCTAAGCTATACACCGAAGCTGCGGCTACGTACCTTAGGGTATGTGGGGTAGGGGAGCGTTCTGTAAGCCGTTGAAGGTGGTCTGTAAGGGCTGCTGGAGGTATCAGAAGTGCGAATGCTGACATGAGTAACGATAAAGGGAGTGAAAAACTCCCTCGCCGGAAGACCAAGGGTTCCTGTCCAACGTTAATCGGGGCAGGGTAAGTCGACTCCTAAGGCGAGGCCGAAAGGCGTAGTCGATGGGAAACAGGTTAATATTCCTGTACTTCTTACAATTGCGATGGGGGGACGGAGAAGGCTAGGTGGGCCTGGCGACGGTTGTCCAGGTTCAAGTACGTAGGCGGGTGGTTTAGGTAAATCCGGACCGCTACTAACGCTGAGATACGATGTCGAGCTACTACGGTAGTGAAGTCATTGATGCCATGCTTCCAGGAAAAGCCTCTAAGCTTCAGATTGTAAGGAATCGTACCCCAAACCGACACAGGTGGTCGGGTAGAGAATACCAAGGCGCTTGAGAGAACTCGGGTGAAGGAACTAGGCAAAATGGTACCGTAACTTCGGGAGAAGGTACGCTCTTATCAGTGAAGTCCCTTGCGGATGGAGCAGACGAGAGTCGCAGATACCAGGTGGCTGCAACTGTTTATTAAAAACACAGCACTGTGCAAAATCGTAAGATGACGTATACGGTGTGACGCCTGCCCGGTGCCGGAAGGTTAATTGATGGGGTTAGACTTCGGTCGAAGCTCTTGATCGAAGCCCCGGTAAACGGCGGCCGTAACTATAACGGTCCTAAGGTAGCGAAATTCCTTGTCGGGTAAGTTCCGACCTGCACGAATGGCGTAATGATGGCCACGCTGTCTCCACCCGAGACTCAGTGAAATTGAAATCGCTGTGAAGATGCAGTGTACCCGCGGCTAGACGGAAAGACCCCGTGAACCTTTACTACAGCTTGGCACTGAACATTGAACCTACATGTGTAGGATAGGTGGGAGACTATGAAACCGCGTCGCTAGATGTGGTGGAGTCGTCCTTGAAATACCACCCTTGTAGTTTTGATGTTCTAACGTTGGTCCCTGAATCGGGATTACGGACAGTGCCTGGTGGGTAGTTTGACTGGGGCGGTCTCCTCCCAAAGAGTAACGGAGGAGCACGAAGGTGGGCTAAACACGGTTGGACATCGTGTGGTTAGTGCAATGGCATAAGCCCGCTTGACTGCGAGAATGACAATTCGAGCAGGTGCGAAAGCAGGTCATAGTGATCCGGTGGTTCTGAATGGAAGGGCCATCGCTCAACGGATAAAAGGTACTCCGGGGATAACAGGCTGATACCGCCCAAGAGTTCATATCGACGGCGGTGTTTGGCACCTCGATGTCGGCTCATCACATCCTGGGGCTGAAGTCGGTCCCAAGGGTATGGCTGTTCGCCATTTAAAGTGGTACGCGAGCTGGGTTTAGAACGTCGTGAGACAGTTCGGTCCCTATCTGCCGTGGGCGTTGGAAAATTGAAAGGGGCTGCTCCTAGTACGAGAGGACCGGAGTGGACGAACCTCTGGTGTTCGGGTTGTCATGCCAATGGCATTGCCCGGTAGCTAAGTTCGGAATCGATAACCGCTGAAAGCATCTAAGCGGGAAGCGAGCCTTGAGATGAGTTTTCCCTGGCACTATAAGTGTCCTAAAGGGTTGTCGTAGACTACGACGTTGATAGGCAGGGTGTGTAAGTGCTGCGAGGCATTGAGCTAACCTGTACTAATTGCCCGTGAGGCTTAACCATACAACACCCAAGGGGTTTTGTGGACTCAAAGAAAGACCAGACCTTGAATGAGTTTGAAAGAGACTTTTAAATCAGTTTTCCGAATTTTAAAATTTGCTTGGCGACCATAGCATTGTGGACCCACCTGATTCCATGCCGAACTCAGAAGTGAAACACAATAGCGCCGATGGTAGTGTGGGGCTTCCCCATGTGAGAGTAGGACATCGCCAGGCTTTAAATTTTTAAAATCGTTTTTAAACGGTTTTTGAATTGCTGATATAGCTCAGCCCGGTAGAGCGCACCCTTGGTAAGGGTGAGGTCCCCAGTTCGAGTCTGGGTATCAGCACCACTATTTAGTTGATTTGATTATTCAAGTTAACAACAGAATTTGTTTGACGACCATAGCATTGTGGACCCACCTGATTCCATGCCGAACTCAGAAGTGAAACACAATAGCGCCGATGGTAGTGTGGGGCTTCCCCATGTGAGAGTAGGACATCGTCAGGCTCAAATTGCTTTAAGCTGAATAGACACTGCGGAGTGGTAGTTCAGTTGGTTAGAATACCGGCCTGTCACGCCGGGGGTCGCGGGTTCGAGTCCCGTCCACTCCGCCACTTATTAGAAAGCCTAGTCTTATGACTAGGCTTTCGTCGTTTCTGGGTGTCGATAATTTGGTCTCCGATCAACGAGTCCCGGTCGCCTGAGATCCCAGCCACTCCGCTACTTATATGAAGCCTCGCTAGAAATAGCGGGGCTTTTTTGCATCTAAATTATAGTTTTTCGCATGTCAGTCGAATAATTTGCACAAAAGACTCCCCGTAGCCCACAGCTCTTAGCTTAGGTGTTCCCCAAACCAACTCATGATTAGGGCTACATCATTTCGGATTCCAGCTGTGAGGTGACTCGAGCATGATTTCAAGCGTATATAGCTTTAATTTAGCATTCAGATACTCGAGCCATACGCGCTGTAAGTTAGATTTATGAGACAGAACTGACTCAACATATCCCCTTCTCAACACCTGAAACTAATACAGGCCCTACAACCCATCTTGTTGCTCTGTACTTGTAGGTTGCTTCTCTATTTAGCGAGTGTCCTTCAAGTATCAGCTAACAGCCATTCGCCTAGAAAACCTGACTTCTATCCTGTCTGTGGATCTAGAGGATAGTTCTGATGTGTAATTAGGGCTCTATCATAGAGGCTTCTCTTAAAAACGCTAGAGCCCCTAATGAGTCAACTTAATAGCTCTTGTTATGCATTTAGCTTAAACCACTCTCGATGGTATTGAGCGCCTCGTTCTAAGTATTTCAAAGGGTGAAAGTAGGCTAGATTCAGTTTAAAGGTGAGAGTCGCTAAGTGTGTTCCCAAGTGGTGCCTGAGGGATATATAAGCTAAGAAATAGAGCATCCCTCGTATTTGTGAAGTGACGTTTATCACCCTGCGGATTTAGATTCTTTGGGTCTAGGTGCTGGTATATTAGGGGTTACCACTCTGTCTTCGATTTTGATGTGTTTGTTGACTCGATATTAATCAGTTGTGTTGACCGCTTTGCTCTGAGCATATTGATTTCTTGCTGGTTAGTTCAAGCTATGTTTTGGTTATTGCGACTAAGATTAATCTATAAGGTCACTACTGTTTGCTTAGTAAGAATAGAAAATTCCCCAAATCATCGGCGGATAGTTTGGGGATTATTTTAAGAGCTGGATAAAGCCTTAAACCTAATGGGTCGAACTATGAAATTGAGTTTTAACTTTGAAGATGCGAGCCAGATCTTTGTGGGATCTTTTGCTTTGGCCGTGCCGATTTCTTTTTCTGAAGAGGCTTGGAAGTTAGGGGAGACTTTACCTGCCGCTAATCTATTGCTTCTATTTTTGCTGTCTGCGGTGTTCTTAGGCTTTTATACGTATGAGAGCGTCTTTCAAAAAGACGTTGTTGCACGGTTGCCAGTGTTTATTTTTAGAATAGTTATTGCTTATGTTATGACGGCATTGGTCGTTGCTTTGGTACTGACTTGTCTGGACAAATTACCTTTATTGAGTGATCCAGTGGTATCGATCAAAAGAGTGATTGTTATTTCAATGCCTGCCTCTATGGGCGCTATTGTAGTGGATAGTTTTGATAAAGAGTGACTTGTGTATCATTTGCATTGAAGCGCCTTGCAGAGCTTTTCTAGCGCTTATTTGATTCGTTATTTAGCTTTTTCACTTCCAGACTTAGCATTGATTTGTTTAACCGCTCTCATCATCAATAAAATGAGTAGTAACGTTACTATGAGTGACTCTTACGTGAATGGGGCGTTTGTTGCTGGGAGATATTGAAGAGCGTCAAGTAGCGAAGGTTTGTAGGCTTGGAAGGAGATGAAAACAGTTGGTTTCTGAGTCGAATAGAAATTAGAGAGGAGAGGGAAGTTGTATTGAGATGTTGGGATCTTTAGATGCAAAAAAGCCGCATCAATGATGCGGCTTTTTTTAATTGGCTCCCCTTGCAAGACTTGAACTTGCGACATACGGATTAACAGTCCGCCGTTCTACCAACTGAACTAAAGGGGAATTGATTGTTTAGTCTCTAATCAAGAGAATGGTGCCGACTACCGGAATCGAACTGGTGACCTACTGATTACAAGTCAGTTGCTCTACCTACTGAGCTAAGTCGGCATCATGAATCAAAAAGCTTATGCTTGATGATTAACTTGGCTCCCCTTGCAAGACTTGAACTTGCGACATACGGATTAACAGTCCGCCGTTCTACCAACTGAACTAAAGGGGAATTATTCTTAAAGCTTTAAAGAAATGGTGCCGACTACCGGAGTCGAACTGGTGACCTACTGATTACAAGTCAGTTGCTCTACCTACTGAGCTAAGTCGGCACATAATATTTCTTTGTGCTTTACTGTTGTTGTCTAAGACACCAACAAATAAATTGTGGTGCCCGGAGGCGGAATCGAACCACCGACACGAGGATTTTCAATCCTCTGCTCTACCGACTGAGCTATCCGGGCGACGAGGTGTATTAAACGTGTTTTCGCGTTCTGGGTCAACATTAAATTGCAAAAAAAGTATCGTTTGATGTTTTTCTATACTTAGTGGGTTGTTTTTGCTCGTTTGGGGTGAAAAACCTAGGTCTAGCATGCCCTAAAAGATAGTGAAACTACGGTTAACTACACTGAATGGGCGCCGAAATAAAAAAAGCACGTATGAAAACGTGCTTTTTTATTTAAAAATTTCTAGGGAGTTTAGTGTTTTACTTCAAACCTATTAACCCAAGCTTCTAATTCGTTGGAAAGAGAGGCAAGAGTTTGGGTGCTGTTATGACTTTCTGTTACGACATTGCTCAGTTGGTTACCGCTCTCTTCGATCATATTGATACGCTTCGATATATCATCGCTCACCTGAGTCTGCTCAGCGGCCGCTGTCGCGATTTGATGACTCATTGATGAAATAGACTCTAATGCGACAACAATCTGTTGTAGTGCTTCAGAGGCGTTTTGAGACTCTGTTACGGTGCTTTCACTAGTCGCGGCACAAACTTCCATGGTTTGAATTGCGTTGCGAGATCCTTCTTGAAGGTTATTAATCATTAATTGGATTTCTTTGGTGCTCGATTGTGTTCGGCCTGCAAGGTTACGAACCTCATCTGCTACAACAGCAAATCCCCGACCTTGTTCGCCAGCTCGAGCTGCTTCAATGGCTGCGTTAAGTGCCAACAGGTTAGTTTGCTCTGCTATATCACCAATCACATCCAATATTTTTGCAATGTTGTTTACATCGTTATCGAGGTTAGCGACAGCTTCGCTTGCTGTGCCTAGTTGGCCTGCTAGGCCTTGAATGTTATCTACTGTGTTGTGAATGAGTTGTTGGGTGTGCTGGCTCTGTTTGTCGGCCTCGTCGGTGTTGCGCGCGGTATCGCTAGCTGAATCAGCAACGTTGTTGGCTGAAGAGGCCATCTCGGTCATTGCTGTCGCGATCATCTCTGTTGATTGCTGTTGGGTCTCTGTCAGTTGAGCAATTGACCCAGCGCGATCTTCAACGCGCTGCAGTTCGCCTCTTAATGCCAGCATTGAAGCATCAAGGTTTGATACTAGCTCAGCCAGTGACTTACTCATTTGTTGCACTGCGTGATAGATACTGCCGCCAATTGCCTGAGTTTCGAAAGAGGTTTGAATTCGACCTTGTGCTACGGCTTGTACTGCTTCTCGTACGTCTTTAGGTTCGCCGCCAAGAAGCGCTAGCATGCGTTTAATGGATACAATTAGGCTCGATAGAATAAGACCAGCAATCACGACACAAAGGAATAACTGCCATTGAGCGGTAGACCAGAAACGAGCGTTAACTTCATTGAACCCGATACCGGTACCGACAACCCAGCCCCAATGTGGTGTTTTCTCAGCAATAGACAGTTTTTCTTCAATCGTTCCATCTGGCAGTTTTTGTGTCCAGGTGTACTCAATGATCTGGCCAGTGCGATTACCAAGTACTCTTTGGATTAGCTGACCAACACTATTGCCGTCACCATCTTTAAAGTCGTTAAAGCTGGTTCCGTGTAGTTGAGGATCTAATGGTGTCGCGACAAACGTCATGTTCTCATCGGCTACGTAAACATATTCATTATCTTTATAGATGTTGTTGCGAAGAAGGCGAGTAGCCAGTTGCTTAGCTTGATCTTCTTCTAGAGTGCCATCAATCGCCATCTTCTCCACTTCAGTAAGGATGCTGTATGCACTCTTAAATAGCTCTGTCACGCGAGCTTTGTTGTCCATGTTGCTAGCGACTCTCAATGTCCATAAACCAGTAGCCGTCAGTGCTAGCAGGGCGATCAAGATGATGCCCGATAATAAGTAAGCTTGCGTTTTTAGTTTCATATTTCCCCGCGCAGCGATTCAATAATTAGTATTAGGTATAATTCATCGAATCTTAATCTAAGTGGTGTAAGGCAGATATTAGAAAGACATCAAAGCATGATAGAGATTAAATTTTCGAAGAAAAAAAGTAACGGAACTGAATTCTGTTTGTTTTAATGTGAATATTAGCGGGTCATGAACTTTGGAAGGAGTTGGTTCTGTTGGAATGGATATGCTTTATAGAACTTAGAATCTGCTGCTGTAGTAAGAGTACTAGAAGGAGATAACTCAATTTATCGAGACTGATTAAGAGTAGAGCTGATGAGTATATTGAATAGAGTTTGCTTTTGTTCAAACGAAAAAAAGCCAAGTCTTTCGACTTGGCTTTCTTGAATGTGGCTCCCCTTGCAAGACTTGAACTTGCGACATACGGATTAACAGTCCGCCGTTCTACCAACTGAACTAAAGGGGAATTATTTGTGTCAACATCAGGTCTATAAAGACCATTATTTGTTAAGCACCAAATAATGGTGCCTCGAGGCGGAATCGAACCACCGACACGCGGATTTTCAATCCGCTGCTCTACCGACTGAGCTATCGAGGCAAAA
Coding sequences:
- a CDS encoding methyl-accepting chemotaxis protein, yielding MKLKTQAYLLSGIILIALLALTATGLWTLRVASNMDNKARVTELFKSAYSILTEVEKMAIDGTLEEDQAKQLATRLLRNNIYKDNEYVYVADENMTFVATPLDPQLHGTSFNDFKDGDGNSVGQLIQRVLGNRTGQIIEYTWTQKLPDGTIEEKLSIAEKTPHWGWVVGTGIGFNEVNARFWSTAQWQLFLCVVIAGLILSSLIVSIKRMLALLGGEPKDVREAVQAVAQGRIQTSFETQAIGGSIYHAVQQMSKSLAELVSNLDASMLALRGELQRVEDRAGSIAQLTETQQQSTEMIATAMTEMASSANNVADSASDTARNTDEADKQSQHTQQLIHNTVDNIQGLAGQLGTASEAVANLDNDVNNIAKILDVIGDIAEQTNLLALNAAIEAARAGEQGRGFAVVADEVRNLAGRTQSSTKEIQLMINNLQEGSRNAIQTMEVCAATSESTVTESQNASEALQQIVVALESISSMSHQIATAAAEQTQVSDDISKRINMIEESGNQLSNVVTESHNSTQTLASLSNELEAWVNRFEVKH
- a CDS encoding DUF2391 family protein — protein: MKLSFNFEDASQIFVGSFALAVPISFSEEAWKLGETLPAANLLLLFLLSAVFLGFYTYESVFQKDVVARLPVFIFRIVIAYVMTALVVALVLTCLDKLPLLSDPVVSIKRVIVISMPASMGAIVVDSFDKE